One window from the genome of Magnolia sinica isolate HGM2019 chromosome 4, MsV1, whole genome shotgun sequence encodes:
- the LOC131242413 gene encoding putative pentatricopeptide repeat-containing protein At3g16890, mitochondrial, with amino-acid sequence MKRLSSPPFRIFPASKTTPQIAQNTIQKNPNSANPTFQTASNRSHAAVSSTGKSTSNPSKRSNLFPSFETSHHLSNAKEPICNNHDLKTINSVDLVHISEILLGNDWFLLLNHAFRPHKTSLNPQLVVRILQNQENQLFSLKFYIWVSNADLELSKNESVKRVLSDILFRKGPVVLSVELIREIRAAGCRFTEELFCILIGSWGRLGLAKYCNDIFGQLSFLGLRPTTRIYNSVIDALVKSNSLDLAYFKFQQMAADNCYPDRFTYNTLIHGVCKNGIVDEALRLLKQMESLGWSPNVFTYTMLIDGFFNAGKADEAFQVLETMRKRNVGPTEATFRALVHGAFRCLNPRRAYELLTSFVERKSVLHESACSTILYCLSKNCMPREACEFLSKISQRGYFPDAPTFNIVMACLMKGLDLRKTCEIFDGFIGRGGKPGFNTYITLVAALYRAGMFQEGDRYVNHMFLDGLVCNVVSYNMLIDCFSKAEMMEKASETFKVMLARGIAPSLVTFNTLISGHCKTGEVKKTRELLKMLLEHGFEPNVFTFSSIIDGLCRAHQMEDAFNCFGEMVEWGVAPNAITYNILIRSLCVVGEVGKSMKLFKRMKAKGINPDVFSFNALISSLCKMERIESARNVFDSMLKAGATPDTYTYNAFIKALCDSERIDEAKETVLMMGANGCTPNSYSYNPIIDALSHVGRLEEAQELVSICKRKGIHINDLPNLKTASELTDGVVNI; translated from the coding sequence ATGAAACGCCTCTCTTCTCCTCCTTTCAGGATCTTTCCTGCTTCCAAAACCACACCACAAATCGCCCAAAACACGATCCAAAAGAATCCAAATAGCGCCAATCCAACCTTCCAAACAGCCTCAAATCGCTCCCATGCCGCAGTTTCATCTACAGGTAAGTCCACTTCAAACCCTTCAAAAAGATCCAATCTGTTTCCATCTTTCGAAACATCTCACCATCTTTCCAATGCAAAAGAACCCATCTGCAATAATCATGACCTGAAAACCATAAATTCGGTTGATCTTGTCCACATTTCTGAGATATTACTAGGAAATGACTGGTTTTTACTGCTAAATCACGCTTTCCGTCCCCATAAAACCAGCTTGAATCCACAGCTCGTCGTTCGAATCTTGCAAAACCAAGAAAACCAATTATTCTCCCTTAAATTCTACATATGGGTTTCAAATGCCGACCTTGAACTTTCGAAGAATGAATCCGTAAAGAGAGTTTTGTCTGATATCCTAtttagaaaaggcccagtcgtTTTATCCGTTGAATTGATACGAGAGATTCGAGCTGCTGGGTGTCGATTCACAGAGGAGTTGTTCTGCATTTTAATCGGTAGTTGGGGGCGTTTGGGGCTGGCGAAGTATTGCAATGACATTTTTGGGCAATTGTCATTCTTGGGCCTTAGGCCGACCACCCGAATTTACAATTCTGTCATTGATGCATTGGTGAAATCCAATTCGCTCGATTTGGCTTATTTCAAATTCCAACAGATGGCCGCTGATAACTGCTACCCAGATCGATTCACCTACAACACTCTAATCCATGGTGTATGCAAGAACGGGATTGTCGACGAGGCGCTTCGGCTTTTGAAGCAGATGGAGAGCTTGGGGTGGTCTCCTAATGTGTTCACATACACAATGCTGATCGATGGGTTTTTTAATGCGGGAAAGGCAGATGAAGCATTCCAGGTGTTGGAGACAATGAGGAAGAGgaacgtgggccccaccgaggCTACTTTTAGAGCATTGGTTCATGGGGCCTTTCGATGTTTGAATCCACGGCGGGCCTATGAGTTGTTGACTAGCTTTGTAGAACGCAAATCAGTTTTGCATGAAAGTGCTTGTAGTACCATATTGTACTGTCTTTCGAAGAATTGTATGCCAAGAGAGGCTTGCGAGTTTTTGAGCAAGATCAGCCAAAGGGGTTATTTTCCCGATGCCCCTACGTTTAATATTGTGATGGCTTGTTTGATGAAAGGTTTAGATCTTAGAAAAACATGTGAGATATTTGATGGTTTTATTGGCCGAGGTGGGAAACCGGGATTTAATACATATATTACACTAGTAGCTGCTTTGTACAGGGCAGGAATGTTTCAGGAGGGAGATCGATATGTGAATCATATGTTCTTGGACGGGCTTGTCTGCAATGTGGTTTCGTATAACATGTTGATTGACTGCTTTTCTAAAGCAGAAATGATGGAGAAGGCATCAGAGACTTTCAAAGTAATGCTTGCAAGGGGCATCGCCCCGAGCCTCGTAACTTTTAATACGCTTATAAGTGGGCATTGCAAGACTGGCGAGGTGAAAAAGACACGTGAATTGTTGAAGATGCTCTTAGAACATGGATTTGAACCCAATGTTTTCACATTTAGTTCGATAATAGATGGTCTTTGCcgggcccaccagatggaggaTGCTTTCAATTGTTTTGGTGAGATGGTTGAATGGGGTGTTGCGCCAAATGCCATTACATACAATATATTGATACGGTCTCTTTGTGTAGTAGGGGAAGTCGGTAAGTCAATGAAACTTTTTAAAAGGATGAAAGCCAAAGGGATAAACCCAGATGTGTTTTCTTTCAATGCTCTCATTTCAAGCCTTTGTAAGATGGAAAGGATCGAGAGCGCACGGAACGTTTTTGATTCCATGTTGAAGGCTGGAGCAACTCCAGATACTTATACTTATAATGCCTTTATAAAAGCTTTATGTGACTCAGAGAGAATTGATGAGGCCAAAGAAACTGTGCTCATGATGGGAGCCAATGGCTGTACCCCAAATTCATATTCATATAACCCCATCATAGATGCCCTTTCCCATGTGGGCCGCTTAGAAGAGGCCCAAGAACTAGTCAGCATATGTAAAAGGAAAGGTATTCACATAAACGATCTTCCAAATTTGAAGACTGCTTCTGAGCTTACAGATGGAGTTGTTAACATCTGA